A window of Brachybacterium fresconis contains these coding sequences:
- a CDS encoding TatD family hydrolase, producing the protein MPSSHETESPAPVRNREDIDPRGRSRDRSWPPAPDPLPFPVIDNHCHLDFADGERSLSIDDHVAHAAAAGIDGQITIGSDLEAVRWTAALLASDACPPSLRGGVAVHPNEAALHARGTDHDGAALIGLGAAIAEVSELLRGPGMVVVGETGLDWFRTSRTDEQARAAQIESFRAHIALAKELDLPLQIHDRDAHRDVLEVLEADGAPERTVFHCFSGDAEFARTCVDRGWFLSFAGTVTFKNAADLRAALTEVGLGRVMVETDAPFLTPVPYRGRPNSSYLIPLTMATIAEVTDTSLEEACRVVRATTEQVYGWPETVRA; encoded by the coding sequence ATGCCGTCATCGCATGAGACAGAGTCCCCCGCCCCGGTGCGCAACCGCGAGGACATCGACCCCCGCGGACGCTCCCGCGACCGCTCCTGGCCACCGGCACCCGATCCGCTGCCGTTCCCGGTGATCGACAACCACTGTCACCTCGACTTCGCCGATGGCGAGCGGTCCCTCAGCATCGATGACCACGTGGCCCACGCGGCGGCGGCGGGCATCGACGGGCAGATCACCATCGGCTCCGATCTCGAGGCGGTCCGCTGGACCGCCGCACTCCTGGCCTCCGACGCCTGCCCGCCATCGTTGCGCGGCGGCGTCGCCGTCCACCCCAACGAGGCGGCGCTGCACGCCCGCGGCACCGATCATGACGGCGCGGCGCTGATCGGACTCGGCGCCGCGATCGCCGAGGTCTCGGAGCTGCTGCGGGGTCCCGGCATGGTCGTGGTGGGCGAGACCGGGCTCGACTGGTTCCGCACGTCCCGCACGGACGAGCAGGCTCGCGCCGCGCAGATCGAGTCGTTCCGCGCGCACATCGCCCTCGCCAAGGAGCTCGATCTGCCGCTGCAGATCCACGACCGTGACGCCCACCGTGATGTGCTCGAGGTGCTGGAGGCCGACGGGGCGCCCGAGCGCACCGTGTTCCACTGCTTCTCCGGGGATGCCGAGTTCGCGCGCACCTGCGTGGATCGCGGCTGGTTCCTCTCCTTCGCCGGCACCGTGACGTTCAAGAACGCCGCCGACCTGCGCGCTGCGCTCACCGAGGTGGGCCTGGGGCGCGTGATGGTCGAGACCGACGCCCCGTTCCTCACGCCCGTGCCCTACCGGGGTCGGCCGAACTCGTCGTACCTGATCCCGCTGACCATGGCGACCATCGCCGAGGTCACCGATACCTCGTTGGAGGAGGCCTGTCGCGTGGTCCGCGCCACCACCGAACAGGTCTACGGCTGGCCGGAAACGGTCCGGGCATGA
- the rpmF gene encoding 50S ribosomal protein L32, which yields MAVPKFKMSRARTHARRSQWKANNPGLVQVTVQGRTASVPRRLAKAYQRGLLQIED from the coding sequence ATGGCAGTGCCCAAGTTCAAGATGTCCCGCGCTCGGACCCACGCCCGTCGCTCGCAGTGGAAGGCCAACAACCCCGGCCTCGTGCAGGTGACGGTCCAGGGCCGCACCGCCTCCGTCCCGCGTCGTCTGGCCAAGGCCTACCAGCGCGGTCTCCTCCAGATCGAGGACTGA
- the rsmI gene encoding 16S rRNA (cytidine(1402)-2'-O)-methyltransferase has translation MLEPGVLTLAATPIGNPLDASVRLMRALEEADLIAAEDTRRLARLVSALEVGTTGRIISYHEHNEAERTDVLLEALAAGRRVLIVTDAGMPVVSDPGFRAVRAATEAGYPTTVIPGPSAVLTALAASGIAPDRFAFEGFPPRREGRRAGALEPLADERRTMVFFESPRRTAATLAAMAEAFGPQREAAVARELTKTYEEVVRGSLAELADWAETTEVLGEIVIVVAGAEPVSASAEDLVEEILARTAAGERLKAVAKELAKDNPGVSASELYDLALRRRG, from the coding sequence ATGCTCGAGCCCGGAGTCCTCACCCTCGCCGCCACGCCGATCGGCAACCCGCTGGACGCCTCGGTGCGCCTGATGCGGGCGCTGGAGGAGGCCGACCTCATCGCCGCGGAGGACACCCGGCGCCTCGCCCGGCTCGTGTCCGCCCTCGAGGTCGGGACCACCGGCAGGATCATCTCCTACCACGAGCACAACGAGGCGGAGCGCACCGACGTGCTGCTCGAGGCGCTCGCGGCGGGCCGACGGGTCCTGATCGTCACCGACGCCGGGATGCCGGTGGTCTCCGATCCGGGATTCCGCGCGGTGCGCGCTGCGACCGAGGCGGGATACCCGACCACCGTGATCCCCGGGCCCTCCGCCGTGCTCACGGCACTGGCAGCATCGGGGATCGCCCCGGACCGGTTCGCCTTCGAAGGATTCCCGCCGCGGCGCGAAGGCCGACGGGCCGGTGCGCTCGAGCCGCTCGCCGACGAGCGGCGCACGATGGTCTTCTTCGAATCGCCGCGCCGCACTGCCGCCACCCTCGCCGCGATGGCCGAGGCCTTCGGGCCGCAGCGCGAGGCCGCCGTCGCGCGGGAGCTGACCAAGACCTATGAGGAGGTCGTGCGCGGGTCTCTCGCGGAGCTCGCCGACTGGGCGGAGACCACCGAGGTGCTGGGCGAGATCGTGATCGTGGTGGCCGGGGCGGAGCCGGTGTCGGCGAGCGCCGAGGACCTCGTGGAGGAGATCCTGGCCCGGACCGCGGCCGGGGAGCGACTCAAGGCCGTGGCGAAGGAGCTGGCCAAGGACAATCCCGGGGTGAGCGCGAGCGAGCTGTATGATCTCGCGCTGCGACGACGCGGGTGA
- a CDS encoding HNH endonuclease produces the protein MDDEFEGAETAGAGDGSTGGPAAPSTGGPAGSSTDGPAGSSTDGSAGSSTGGRGVEVAAGDGGVVVGGVELSAVIGVLAELGARGSSSLEGLSGVETIRVLTGLRELSSAMAAVQARALVHLETAAKDDALARGERGRAAVKTARSEASFALKASPAAAGQTMSSSRRLVASMPGMVAALSRGQASPAAAHRVGKVLASASPALRSEVDEVLTERLTDLEGCGVEEWGSETEKVLHALDPDGAAGRHLRARQQRGVTMRRGEDGMSTLTARVSAMDAARIRKRLALGAEKARVGGDRRGHQQIMADQFVDVLLDRGAREGPGSVGVTTMEIGVIITDRSLLAPAHADAAVIEGVGSVPYEHVREEMLQAITAANGPGVKLALRNLYIDPEDGQLVAVQSRSRAFPPALSRFLRWSHLTCRAPYCDAPIRQIDHITPHARGGATSRDNGNSLCAGDNQKEEAGVTARVITDAHGRRASVEWTTRYGQKARRAGHSFDPVGTARHRLARRPTPADPADPCDPATTVRTRWTAWVIEGMHGPVPARTGTTATLEKALDRVGRSTTTTTSPHLAADGWPGYRRYQHTGRTDLIVTPDLIFTTNHTHPDQPDRMQDATGDGRTRGIMPRWT, from the coding sequence ATGGATGACGAGTTCGAGGGTGCGGAGACCGCGGGAGCAGGCGATGGCTCCACCGGTGGTCCCGCTGCGCCCTCCACCGGCGGTCCCGCCGGATCCTCGACGGATGGCCCCGCTGGATCCTCGACGGATGGCTCTGCTGGGTCGTCGACGGGTGGTCGCGGGGTGGAGGTCGCGGCCGGTGACGGCGGGGTCGTGGTCGGGGGTGTGGAGCTGTCTGCGGTGATCGGGGTGCTCGCGGAGCTGGGTGCGCGGGGGTCTTCCTCTCTGGAGGGACTGTCGGGGGTCGAGACGATCCGGGTTCTGACGGGACTGCGGGAACTGTCCTCGGCGATGGCAGCGGTCCAGGCCCGGGCACTGGTGCATCTGGAGACAGCGGCGAAGGACGACGCGCTGGCGCGGGGCGAGAGGGGCCGGGCAGCGGTGAAGACCGCACGGTCGGAGGCATCATTCGCGTTGAAGGCCTCCCCGGCCGCGGCGGGACAGACGATGTCCAGCTCCCGACGCCTGGTCGCCTCGATGCCGGGAATGGTCGCGGCCCTGTCACGGGGACAGGCCTCGCCGGCAGCCGCGCACCGGGTGGGAAAGGTCCTCGCCTCGGCCAGCCCGGCACTGCGCAGCGAGGTCGATGAGGTCCTCACCGAGCGTCTGACCGATCTGGAGGGGTGCGGGGTCGAGGAATGGGGCAGCGAGACCGAGAAGGTCCTGCACGCCCTGGACCCCGACGGGGCGGCGGGCCGGCACCTGCGCGCTCGTCAGCAGCGTGGGGTCACGATGCGTCGCGGAGAGGACGGGATGTCCACCCTGACCGCGCGGGTCAGCGCGATGGACGCGGCCCGGATCCGCAAACGACTGGCGCTGGGGGCGGAGAAAGCCCGAGTCGGTGGGGACCGGCGCGGTCACCAGCAGATCATGGCCGACCAGTTCGTCGATGTGCTGCTGGACCGTGGCGCACGCGAGGGGCCCGGGAGCGTCGGGGTGACGACGATGGAGATCGGGGTGATCATCACCGACCGGTCGCTGCTGGCCCCCGCCCACGCTGATGCGGCAGTGATCGAGGGCGTCGGCTCGGTGCCGTACGAGCACGTGCGAGAGGAGATGCTGCAGGCCATCACCGCGGCGAACGGTCCGGGGGTGAAGCTGGCGCTGCGGAACCTGTATATCGATCCCGAGGATGGGCAGCTGGTCGCGGTCCAGTCCCGCTCCCGCGCGTTCCCGCCCGCCCTGTCACGGTTTCTGCGGTGGTCCCACCTGACCTGCCGGGCACCGTACTGTGACGCGCCGATCCGGCAGATCGACCACATCACCCCGCACGCCCGCGGTGGGGCGACGTCGCGGGACAACGGCAACAGCCTGTGCGCGGGAGACAACCAGAAGGAAGAAGCCGGCGTCACCGCCCGGGTGATCACCGACGCGCACGGCCGGCGGGCCAGTGTGGAGTGGACGACGAGATACGGGCAGAAAGCCCGCCGGGCGGGACACAGCTTCGACCCGGTCGGTACCGCCCGCCACCGCCTGGCCCGACGCCCCACCCCCGCCGACCCCGCCGACCCCTGCGACCCCGCCACTACCGTGCGGACGCGGTGGACTGCCTGGGTGATCGAGGGTATGCACGGGCCGGTCCCAGCCAGGACCGGGACCACGGCCACGCTGGAGAAGGCCCTGGACCGCGTCGGACGATCCACGACCACGACCACCAGCCCCCACCTCGCCGCAGACGGATGGCCCGGATACCGCCGCTACCAGCACACCGGCCGCACCGACCTCATCGTCACCCCCGACCTCATCTTCACCACCAACCACACCCACCCCGACCAACCTGACCGGATGCAGGACGCGACAGGGGACGGCAGGACGCGAGGCATCATGCCCCGGTGGACTTGA
- the rsmA gene encoding 16S rRNA (adenine(1518)-N(6)/adenine(1519)-N(6))-dimethyltransferase RsmA, producing MTADPLLTARDIRELAETAGIHPSKQRGQNFVMDPNTVRTIVGRAGIEPGQAALEVGPGLGSLTLGLLDAGADVVAVELDRGLAELLPQTLRARGIGEDRFRLVHDDALRVEELPDLPRAGAPTVLVANLPYNVATPILLTMLERFESIRSALVMVQSEVVDRLTAGPGSRTYGGPSVKAAWYGRAVHAGRISRQIFWPVPNVDSALVELVRYDEPLGTAAEREQVFAVVDAAFAQRRKTLRAALATWAGSPTRSEEILRAAAIDPSARGETLEIEQFRAIARVSSATT from the coding sequence ATGACCGCAGACCCGCTGCTGACCGCCCGGGACATCCGCGAGCTCGCGGAGACAGCGGGAATCCACCCCTCGAAGCAGCGCGGCCAGAACTTCGTGATGGATCCCAACACCGTGCGCACCATCGTCGGCCGCGCCGGCATCGAGCCGGGCCAGGCCGCGCTCGAGGTGGGGCCGGGACTCGGCTCCCTCACCCTCGGGCTGCTCGACGCCGGGGCCGACGTCGTGGCGGTCGAGCTGGACCGAGGTCTCGCCGAGCTGCTGCCGCAGACGCTGCGGGCCCGGGGGATCGGTGAGGACCGCTTCCGCCTGGTGCACGATGATGCTCTGCGCGTCGAAGAGCTCCCCGACCTGCCCCGGGCCGGAGCGCCGACCGTCCTGGTCGCGAATCTGCCCTACAACGTGGCCACCCCCATCCTGCTGACGATGCTGGAGCGCTTCGAGTCCATCCGCTCTGCGCTGGTCATGGTGCAGTCCGAGGTCGTCGACCGTCTCACCGCAGGACCGGGGTCGCGCACCTATGGCGGCCCCAGCGTCAAGGCCGCCTGGTATGGCCGCGCCGTGCATGCGGGACGCATCTCCCGGCAGATCTTCTGGCCGGTCCCCAACGTCGACTCCGCGCTGGTCGAGCTGGTGCGCTACGACGAGCCGCTGGGCACCGCGGCGGAGCGCGAGCAGGTGTTCGCCGTGGTCGACGCCGCTTTCGCCCAGCGCCGCAAGACCCTGCGCGCCGCCCTCGCGACGTGGGCGGGGAGCCCGACCCGCTCCGAGGAGATCCTGCGCGCCGCCGCCATCGATCCGAGCGCACGGGGGGAGACGCTGGAGATCGAGCAGTTCCGCGCGATCGCCCGGGTGAGCAGCGCGACCACCTGA